A single window of Sneathiella limimaris DNA harbors:
- a CDS encoding helix-turn-helix domain-containing protein, whose protein sequence is MLANGTTRSITSTAFNFGFNSSAHFSTLFKRKFGMSPREVLKPSRSAK, encoded by the coding sequence GTGCTCGCGAATGGCACTACAAGATCCATCACCTCTACCGCTTTTAATTTTGGATTCAATAGCTCGGCACATTTCAGTACCCTGTTCAAACGCAAATTTGGAATGTCTCCAAGAGAAGTATTGAAGCCCTCCAGATCTGCGAAATAA
- a CDS encoding NapC/NirT family cytochrome c gives MKFSRRDYIKANAATIAAGVAGIKTADAASRRGSMVTRVETRGRNRVPVGLVFVPWFDASQLINKVTLDATDPISKQTDFKKCAVKIEAARKMQASKEVFGKVFGTINTREKFLDQRRRLAGHEWARLSANDSLECRNCHSAESMDITAQGSRAATAHQKFLFTGEKTCIDCHKGIAHELPDMTGVPGWE, from the coding sequence ATGAAGTTTTCACGGCGGGACTACATCAAGGCCAATGCAGCAACCATAGCGGCGGGTGTTGCAGGAATTAAAACAGCGGATGCTGCATCTCGGCGTGGAAGCATGGTTACGCGGGTTGAAACTCGGGGACGTAACAGAGTACCTGTCGGGTTGGTCTTTGTTCCCTGGTTTGATGCAAGCCAGTTGATCAACAAGGTTACGCTGGATGCTACGGATCCGATTTCCAAGCAGACAGACTTCAAGAAATGCGCTGTCAAAATTGAAGCAGCTCGTAAGATGCAGGCCTCCAAAGAAGTGTTTGGTAAGGTGTTTGGTACAATTAATACTCGTGAGAAATTTCTGGATCAACGGCGACGTCTGGCTGGTCATGAGTGGGCACGTTTGTCAGCTAATGACTCTTTGGAGTGTCGGAACTGTCATAGTGCGGAAAGTATGGATATCACTGCGCAAGGTTCCCGAGCAGCAACAGCTCACCAAAAGTTTCTGTTTACTGGTGAGAAAACCTGCATTGACTGTCATAAAGGGATTGCCCACGAGCTCCCAGATATGACGGGTGTGCCCGGGTGGGAATAG
- a CDS encoding chaperone NapD: MSEPLFIASYIAHVQREEFNHVKEIIERTEFAEIPALDEMGKIVVVIDAPSEGLLLDTAEDIRGIQGVLSFLPVYQHAE; this comes from the coding sequence ATGAGTGAACCACTTTTTATCGCGAGCTATATCGCTCACGTCCAACGTGAAGAATTTAATCATGTGAAAGAAATCATTGAGCGAACTGAGTTTGCAGAAATTCCGGCATTGGATGAGATGGGGAAAATAGTGGTTGTTATCGATGCTCCATCAGAGGGGCTATTGCTGGACACGGCAGAGGATATTCGGGGAATTCAGGGCGTTCTGTCCTTCTTACCTGTTTACCAACATGCCGAATAA
- a CDS encoding ferredoxin-type protein NapF encodes MPDLSEKPLSRRELLFRSAPAKADMPDPCIIRLPWADSFVIETACTGCGLCISECSENIITISRSQKATVDFDKGECVFCGACADSCPEPVFWEKEQRETKDPWDGVAVAGQACLSGQGITCEVCKDQCPEEAISFPATLGGSALPTINSDDCTACGACVAPCPVDAIHIDWNKDCEQQVFRASNEEGRHE; translated from the coding sequence ATGCCAGATCTTTCAGAAAAACCGCTATCACGCCGGGAATTGTTGTTTCGATCCGCCCCTGCAAAAGCAGATATGCCTGATCCATGTATCATTCGACTTCCATGGGCGGATAGTTTTGTTATTGAAACCGCTTGCACTGGGTGTGGGCTATGCATTTCTGAATGTTCTGAAAATATCATCACAATTTCCAGAAGCCAAAAAGCCACAGTCGATTTTGACAAAGGTGAATGTGTTTTTTGTGGTGCTTGTGCAGATAGCTGCCCGGAACCTGTTTTTTGGGAAAAAGAACAGCGGGAAACTAAAGACCCCTGGGATGGGGTGGCGGTTGCTGGTCAAGCTTGCTTATCAGGTCAGGGAATTACCTGCGAGGTTTGCAAGGATCAATGTCCAGAAGAAGCCATTTCCTTTCCAGCAACCTTGGGTGGTTCAGCGTTACCAACAATTAATTCTGATGACTGTACCGCTTGTGGTGCCTGTGTCGCGCCCTGTCCAGTAGACGCTATTCACATTGATTGGAACAAGGACTGTGAACAACAAGTCTTCCGGGCATCCAACGAGGAGGGGCGACATGAGTGA
- the napE gene encoding periplasmic nitrate reductase, NapE protein, producing the protein MSEEEAGDAKAGRKHEILLFLFLTAILIPGLTIVLVGGYGFSIWMYQILAGPPTG; encoded by the coding sequence ATGTCTGAGGAAGAAGCCGGAGATGCAAAGGCCGGCCGAAAGCATGAAATCTTATTATTTTTGTTTTTAACAGCAATCCTGATACCGGGACTGACTATTGTATTGGTTGGGGGCTATGGTTTCAGTATCTGGATGTATCAAATCCTTGCAGGTCCCCCTACAGGCTAG
- a CDS encoding NnrS family protein produces MDMLGNPRKDYAGPAIFSFGFRPFFMIASIYAGASVLLWIPLFMGHLEISSTFAPVDWHIHEMLFGFAAAVICGFLLTAVPNWTGRLPVQGFPLLLLSLLWLVGRLAVTYSVQIGWIAATILDCMFLFVLWLVVAREIVRGQNWRNLKVLVPLSVLLSSNLLFHLEASIGGIADYSRRMALVAIIAFILIIGGRIIPSFTRNWLVKFNPGRLPAPFSLFEKINLMASMVTMVGWILLPEQELVGYGFLAASVLLFVQLARWAGGRTFAEPLVLILHISYLFIPVGFLLIGLSILYPDKLLPVVGIHALGTGAVGGMILAVMMRASKGHTGKPLVMKPTDVVLYAAVVIAAISRVICALFPESMTWLITFSGAFWAVGFVGFSIVYGRYLLKPKQIV; encoded by the coding sequence ATGGATATGCTTGGAAACCCCCGTAAAGATTATGCTGGACCTGCAATTTTTTCCTTTGGCTTTCGTCCATTTTTTATGATTGCTTCGATATATGCGGGGGCTTCAGTGCTACTTTGGATACCCTTATTTATGGGGCATCTTGAAATCTCTTCAACATTTGCGCCCGTCGATTGGCATATCCATGAAATGCTGTTTGGTTTCGCAGCAGCTGTTATCTGCGGATTTCTGCTAACTGCTGTACCTAATTGGACAGGCAGACTGCCCGTACAGGGTTTCCCTCTATTGCTTTTGTCTCTTCTGTGGCTGGTTGGTAGGTTGGCGGTAACTTACTCAGTACAGATCGGATGGATAGCGGCAACTATTCTGGATTGCATGTTTCTGTTTGTCTTATGGTTGGTTGTCGCGAGAGAAATTGTTAGAGGTCAGAACTGGCGCAACTTGAAGGTCTTGGTACCGCTCAGCGTATTGCTCAGCTCAAATCTTCTCTTTCATCTGGAAGCAAGTATTGGCGGAATTGCCGATTACAGTAGAAGAATGGCACTTGTCGCTATCATTGCCTTTATCCTTATTATCGGTGGCAGGATAATTCCAAGTTTCACACGAAACTGGCTGGTTAAGTTTAATCCTGGTCGATTACCTGCTCCCTTTAGTCTTTTTGAAAAGATAAATCTTATGGCTTCAATGGTCACGATGGTTGGATGGATCCTGCTGCCTGAACAGGAATTGGTTGGGTATGGGTTTTTGGCTGCGTCTGTACTGTTATTTGTTCAATTAGCTCGTTGGGCTGGGGGGAGAACGTTCGCAGAGCCATTGGTTCTCATTTTGCACATTAGCTATTTATTCATTCCCGTTGGATTTCTGCTGATCGGGCTCTCTATCCTATATCCTGATAAATTATTGCCTGTAGTAGGGATACATGCGCTGGGAACCGGTGCTGTAGGCGGCATGATCCTCGCTGTAATGATGCGGGCCAGTAAGGGCCATACAGGGAAGCCGTTAGTCATGAAACCAACCGATGTTGTCCTTTATGCTGCGGTCGTCATTGCTGCTATTTCAAGAGTAATTTGTGCATTGTTTCCAGAGAGTATGACCTGGTTAATAACGTTTTCGGGTGCTTTTTGGGCCGTTGGTTTTGTCGGGTTTTCCATCGTCTATGGGAGATATCTCCTAAAGCCAAAACAAATAGTTTGA
- a CDS encoding pseudoazurin: MKIVAYIITLLVVGMTISAVQAAEYEVKMLNRGEKGVMVFEPDFVKAEVGDVIRFIPADKGHNVQSIKGMLPEGVEKFKSAYNEEFVLEAKEEGFYGVKCSPHYPMGMVALISVGTPQNTEQAKKAKNPPKARKLFEELFKAAEDLN, from the coding sequence ATGAAAATTGTCGCGTACATCATCACATTGCTTGTTGTCGGAATGACAATCTCAGCAGTTCAAGCAGCAGAATATGAAGTAAAAATGCTAAATCGCGGTGAAAAAGGAGTGATGGTTTTTGAGCCGGACTTTGTGAAAGCTGAGGTCGGTGATGTTATCCGGTTTATCCCAGCAGACAAAGGGCACAATGTTCAGTCCATCAAAGGAATGCTGCCTGAAGGGGTAGAGAAATTTAAGAGTGCTTATAACGAAGAGTTTGTTCTGGAGGCCAAGGAGGAGGGATTTTACGGCGTCAAATGCAGCCCACACTATCCTATGGGAATGGTTGCTCTGATTTCAGTGGGAACTCCTCAAAATACTGAGCAGGCTAAAAAAGCCAAGAACCCACCCAAAGCCAGAAAACTTTTTGAAGAATTATTCAAGGCTGCTGAAGATCTGAATTAG
- a CDS encoding FAD:protein FMN transferase — protein sequence MQSHITSKASRRSFLIMASASCATSLLPFSSAAAKEQTVRWTGSALGAEGVIQLHHTDPEKARSVLLHCEQEIERLENLFSLYRPHSALSRLNETGALENPDFQFLELLSSAQSFAQQTDGVFDVTVQPLWQFYADYYAKSGNRKKKPLKEDIQQVLKTVGYQDLDLSPSRIAFKKPGMAITLNGIAQGYITDHIKSVLQSAGFKHVLLSLGEVAAIGPKSERKPWRVGLEAGEGGDSISNLIIPLTDQSVATSGTYASPFAGKTGANHLLNPKTGEWSRAKGSISVVSKRAMIADMYSTALSLMTPTERERLLARSQQVDAVYYSSGSEGTNWFS from the coding sequence ATGCAATCACACATCACAAGTAAGGCCTCTCGAAGGTCGTTTCTGATTATGGCGTCGGCTTCTTGTGCGACTTCTCTATTGCCCTTTTCTAGTGCGGCGGCGAAAGAGCAGACTGTTCGCTGGACTGGGTCGGCACTTGGTGCTGAGGGTGTAATTCAGTTGCACCACACAGATCCGGAAAAGGCTCGCTCAGTACTCTTGCATTGCGAACAGGAAATTGAGCGATTAGAAAACCTGTTTAGTCTCTATCGGCCTCACTCGGCACTGAGCCGTTTGAATGAAACAGGGGCACTCGAGAACCCGGATTTCCAGTTTCTGGAACTTCTGTCATCTGCACAATCATTCGCTCAGCAAACCGATGGAGTGTTTGATGTTACAGTGCAACCACTTTGGCAGTTTTATGCAGATTATTACGCTAAATCTGGGAATAGGAAGAAGAAGCCTCTGAAGGAAGACATTCAGCAAGTGCTGAAAACGGTTGGCTATCAGGATCTAGATCTGTCCCCAAGCCGGATTGCCTTTAAGAAACCTGGCATGGCGATCACCTTAAATGGGATCGCTCAAGGGTATATTACGGATCATATCAAATCAGTCTTACAGTCTGCTGGGTTTAAACACGTTCTGCTGTCATTGGGTGAAGTGGCCGCTATTGGACCAAAATCGGAAAGGAAGCCGTGGCGTGTTGGACTTGAGGCAGGAGAGGGTGGGGACAGTATCTCCAATTTGATTATCCCGCTTACCGATCAGTCGGTTGCTACTTCGGGTACCTATGCCAGCCCATTCGCAGGGAAGACCGGTGCCAATCATCTGCTCAATCCAAAAACCGGTGAGTGGTCACGCGCGAAAGGCTCGATATCTGTTGTATCCAAACGAGCGATGATAGCCGACATGTATTCTACAGCCCTGTCGCTTATGACGCCGACGGAAAGGGAGCGTTTGCTTGCCCGGTCTCAGCAGGTTGACGCTGTATATTATTCATCAGGCTCAGAAGGCACGAATTGGTTTTCATAG
- a CDS encoding nitrous oxide reductase accessory protein NosL, translating to MKDDSEKIADVSRRSLLSGSAAVAGLGALGGTTAFMASPRIAHAAKGNAEVAPGDLDEYYGFWSGGQSGEVRILGIPSMRELMRIPVFNRCSATGWGQTDESIKILTENMLPKEKEFWKDKGGFPLNGDTHHPHMSFTNGTYDGRYIWVNDKANTRIARIRCDIMKVDKIISIPNAADIHGMRPQKYPKTKYIFANGEHRVPLPNDGSVLDDPSKYHAVFSAVDGEKMKVAWPLGISKNFGDLKALQDVTLTLNRGECLALVGHNGAGKSTLIKILLGLISPTRGMVHVMGADVQKRHFKKSRQHIGFLPEQILFQKNMTGREVLLFYAKLKDAPQAQVNELFEKFELEAAADYRISTYSKGMRQKLGLAQALLGEPEFLILDEPTSGLDPMARQKIYHILGEEKQKGTSILISSHVLTEIDDRVDRAVILNSGRVVGDGTMAGLTQQLAVHSKIVIEATPEACDQIKTVFAHDLNVQRTTQRHLVIHCEQARKIPILNSIYALGIQLNDIRITDPSLEEIFGAYMHMDRRGKSLIVIISMIFGFSLSACQENLEVLPEPLALTNETVGTYCGMLLAEHSGPKAQVFEKHRSKPQWFSSVKDAITYLTLPGEAQDAVVTYVHDMGKAESWEKPQNVGIWIDIQEAFFVVGSRKPGGMGMPEFVPFSELEPAENFADQYGGRVVRLGEITNEDLDLAHMPPVALTRE from the coding sequence ATGAAAGACGATTCAGAGAAAATTGCAGACGTCTCCCGGCGTTCATTATTGAGTGGTTCAGCCGCTGTTGCGGGTCTGGGGGCGCTTGGAGGGACGACGGCCTTTATGGCTTCGCCGCGTATTGCCCACGCTGCTAAGGGAAATGCAGAAGTAGCACCTGGTGATCTTGACGAATATTACGGTTTTTGGAGTGGAGGGCAGTCCGGCGAAGTACGGATTTTAGGTATACCCTCCATGCGGGAATTGATGAGGATCCCTGTTTTTAATCGCTGTAGTGCAACTGGTTGGGGTCAGACAGATGAAAGTATAAAGATCCTCACCGAGAATATGCTTCCTAAGGAAAAGGAATTCTGGAAGGACAAAGGCGGTTTTCCGCTTAATGGCGATACTCATCATCCTCATATGTCTTTTACGAACGGAACCTATGATGGCCGTTATATCTGGGTCAATGATAAAGCGAATACCCGGATTGCTCGAATCCGCTGTGATATTATGAAGGTAGACAAAATTATTTCTATCCCCAATGCAGCCGATATTCACGGAATGCGGCCACAAAAATACCCGAAAACCAAGTATATTTTCGCTAACGGCGAACATCGGGTGCCGCTGCCGAACGATGGCTCTGTTTTAGATGATCCGTCAAAATATCACGCTGTATTTTCCGCGGTTGATGGTGAGAAAATGAAGGTTGCATGGCCTCTTGGAATTTCAAAGAACTTTGGTGATCTTAAAGCGTTGCAGGATGTAACCTTAACTTTGAACCGGGGAGAGTGCTTAGCTCTGGTCGGTCATAATGGTGCCGGAAAAAGTACCCTGATCAAGATTTTGTTGGGGCTGATATCCCCAACACGCGGCATGGTTCATGTTATGGGTGCCGATGTTCAAAAACGCCACTTTAAGAAGTCGCGACAGCATATCGGATTTTTACCGGAACAAATTCTCTTTCAGAAAAACATGACAGGAAGAGAAGTGCTACTTTTTTATGCCAAGCTAAAAGATGCACCCCAAGCTCAAGTAAACGAGCTCTTTGAGAAATTTGAACTTGAAGCCGCGGCTGACTACCGAATTTCAACTTATTCGAAGGGAATGCGGCAAAAACTTGGATTGGCTCAAGCCTTGCTGGGTGAGCCGGAGTTCCTCATCTTGGACGAGCCAACCTCTGGTCTGGATCCTATGGCTCGGCAAAAAATTTATCATATTCTTGGGGAAGAAAAGCAAAAAGGAACATCTATTTTGATTTCCTCACATGTTCTTACTGAGATTGATGATCGCGTTGACCGGGCGGTGATCCTTAATTCTGGTCGTGTTGTTGGAGATGGCACCATGGCGGGTCTGACTCAACAGCTAGCCGTTCATTCAAAAATCGTTATTGAGGCAACGCCTGAAGCCTGTGATCAAATCAAAACCGTTTTTGCCCATGACCTGAATGTTCAAAGAACAACCCAGAGACATCTGGTCATACATTGTGAGCAGGCCCGTAAGATCCCAATATTAAACAGCATCTATGCGCTTGGTATTCAGCTCAATGATATTCGGATAACTGACCCAAGCCTTGAGGAAATTTTTGGTGCCTACATGCACATGGATCGGAGAGGGAAGTCACTTATAGTAATCATTTCTATGATTTTTGGCTTCTCCTTAAGCGCTTGCCAGGAGAACCTGGAAGTTTTGCCAGAGCCTCTGGCGCTGACGAATGAAACTGTTGGGACTTATTGCGGAATGCTGCTTGCAGAGCATTCAGGCCCAAAAGCCCAGGTTTTTGAGAAGCATAGATCAAAACCGCAATGGTTCAGTTCTGTAAAAGATGCGATTACATATCTAACCTTACCGGGTGAGGCCCAAGATGCCGTTGTGACATATGTCCATGACATGGGGAAAGCCGAAAGCTGGGAGAAACCCCAGAATGTTGGGATTTGGATCGACATACAGGAAGCATTTTTTGTGGTTGGAAGCCGTAAGCCTGGGGGGATGGGAATGCCCGAGTTTGTCCCATTCAGCGAGCTGGAACCCGCCGAGAACTTTGCTGATCAATATGGCGGCCGGGTTGTTCGGCTTGGGGAAATTACCAACGAAGACTTGGACTTGGCGCATATGCCCCCTGTCGCCCTAACTCGTGAGTAA